CAGTTTCTGGAACGCGAAGCGGATTCAGGGCTCGACGCCCGGTGAGGAGGAAACCTGCCCGATCACGGCGGCGCTGCGGCAGAGTGACTGGCGCGAGTATCATGTGCCGTGTCCCAACTGCAAACGCCGTGAGCCGTTCCAGTGGAAGGCGCCCGACGGCACGTATCGGCTCGTGTGCGACCGGGACCCGGCCGACCAGCTCATCCCGCAGACGGCGCGCTATCTCTGTACGAGCTGCGGGACCCTGATCCCCGAGACGGAAAAAGCGTGGATGCTCAGACCCGCGAATGGGGCGCGGTGGGTCCCCCGGTTCCCCGGCCGCGAGGTGGTGGGGTTCGATCTCACTGGCCTGCTCTCGCCGTGGCAGTCGTGGGCGACGATCATGCGCAAGTGGGTGGAGGCACAGCGCAACCACGAGAAGCTCAAGGTGTTCGTCACCCACGTGCTCGCGCAGCCGTGGCGGCCCGAGTCCCAGCGGATCGAGGTCCACACCCTGCGGCAACGTGCCGAGCCGATGCCCGAACTCCCCGCACCCATCGGCGCCTGCTTCGGGGCGGTGGACATCCAGCAGGATCGCATCGAGACGCTGGTGATCGGCGTGGGCGCGGGGGAAGAGGTGTGGTGTCTCGAGTGGGAGTCGCACGAGGGCGCGCCGGAAAAAGACGAGCCGTGGGTGTCCGCGTGGGCCGCGCTGACGGCGCCGCGTGGGGTGCCGCTCTACGGCATTGCCATCGACACGGGCTACCTCGGGCCGACGGCGTGGAAGTGGGTGGATGAGTGGACCGCTCGCCGTGTGGTGAAGCGGGTGATTGGCGTGAAGGGTGAGGACGGGCGGCATCGGCCATGGATCAGGAAGCCGGCGCGGGCGCGGACCCGGCGCGTCCGCAACCCGTGGATTGTGGGCTCGGATACCGCGAAGGACATCCTGGCGCTCCGGCTCCTCAATCCCGTACCGCCCGGCGGTCCCGGCGCCTTCCACTTCGCGGACTCGCTCGATGAGGCGTTCTACGACCAGTTGACGGCGGAGGAGCAGCGCCTCGTGACGGTGCGGGG
This region of Longimicrobiaceae bacterium genomic DNA includes:
- a CDS encoding terminase gpA endonuclease subunit produces the protein MSGLARVAADVLRRAGRPRTRLTGSQWMNRYGWIARSSGAAEHGQYSTDRAPFLAEMADVFCDEIHQDVVVNKAAQVGYTELLLQYCAYVMREDPSGHLLVQPSIEAAKSWVKERMDPMLEESPHLRGLIRSEQGRRTSDDTLQRKVYRGGWTVVVGANSPTGLRSRPARRLTGDERSGWTLDARQEGDPWDLATERTNSFWNAKRIQGSTPGEEETCPITAALRQSDWREYHVPCPNCKRREPFQWKAPDGTYRLVCDRDPADQLIPQTARYLCTSCGTLIPETEKAWMLRPANGARWVPRFPGREVVGFDLTGLLSPWQSWATIMRKWVEAQRNHEKLKVFVTHVLAQPWRPESQRIEVHTLRQRAEPMPELPAPIGACFGAVDIQQDRIETLVIGVGAGEEVWCLEWESHEGAPEKDEPWVSAWAALTAPRGVPLYGIAIDTGYLGPTAWKWVDEWTARRVVKRVIGVKGEDGRHRPWIRKPARARTRRVRNPWIVGSDTAKDILALRLLNPVPPGGPGAFHFADSLDEAFYDQLTAEEQRLVTVRGRRVRAWRPVSKDRANEALDLTIYALAAMYAFGREFVDRIGDLAEQRRHRATSNASEPDPGELAPIVTDPDRSEPSKRPRRGRRGWAFRT